In Pirellulales bacterium, the genomic stretch TTCCAGCCGACCATGATGCCGGTGCGGAATCCGACGGGATTTACCTTCTGACCCATAAATTCTCTTGTTGGCTAGCGGTATCGAGACAGGTTGGTCGTCAGCAGCCCGCTCTCGTCAGTAAATACGGTTCTTGTTCAGCGCGTCCCTTACTCGGCGGCCGCAGCGTACAAATCGTCCACCTTGATATGGATGTGCGACATCCGCCGCTTGACCATGAAGGCCATGCCGCGGGCACGCGGGCGAACGCGCTTGAACATCGGCCCGCCGTCGACCCGTGCATCGACAACCACCAGGTTCTGCACGTTGGGGGCTCGGCGATCCTCGGCATTGCCCAGGGCGCTTTTCAACACTTTTTCCAGCATCCGAGCGCCGCGGTGCGGCATGTACCGCAGGATGTCCAGCGCCTCGTCAGCGTGCTTGCCGCGAATCAAGTCCGCGATCGGCCGCACCTTGCGGGCGCTAATGCGGGCGAATCGATGCGTCGCTTCGTAGGCCATTGTTTTCTACACCTGTTCGCTGATTATCTGTCGCCGATTTGCGGGAGTCAGGCCGCCCGCTCGATCTTCGTTAACCATGACTTTCGTTGGCTATGCTGCGCCGGGGGCTGCCTTCTTGGCCTTACCGCCGTGACCGCGGAAGGTGCGGGTGGGAGCAAACTCGCCGAGCTTGTGACCCACCATGTCTTCGGTGACGAACACCTTCAAATGCAGCTTGCCGTTGTGAACCATGAACGTGTGGCCGACGAACTCGGGCACGATCGTGCAGGCACGGGCCCAGGTCTTGATCGGCTGCTTGCCGCCCGACGACTCCATCCGCTGCACTTTGTGGAACAGCTTGGCGTTGACGAACGGTCCCTTCTTTAATGATCTTCCCATCGCTCGTTGGCTCCGCCCGAATTGGTTCGGGCTCTGTCAGGCTTTGCTTGGCATCCGCGGACTTTACGCCGCGCGTCACTTGTCTAGTACAACTGTCTTAGTACAACTTGATTTGTCCGTAGCGGCGCGAACGACGACGACGCACGATCGCCGAGTTCGACGCCTTGCGCGACTTGCGGGTACCGCCGCCCTTGGCCGGCTTGCCCGTCGGACTGACCGGATGGCGACCGCCCTTGGTGCGACCTTCACCACCACCGTGCGGATGGTCGATCGGGTTCATGGCCGTGCCGCGTACGTGCGGGCGTCGCCCCATCCAGCGCTTGCGACCCGCCTTGCCCAGCACGACGTTCATATGATCCGCATTGCTGGTGGCACCGATCGTAGCCCGGCAATCGGCCGGCACGCGGCGAATTTCACCACTCGGCAAGGTCAACTGTACCCAGCCCGCGTCGCGTGCGGCCAGCACGGCGCTCGTGCCCGCCGAACGGCACAACACACCACCGCAACCGGGACGCAGCTCGATATTGTGAATCGTCATGCCCAGCGGAATGTTCTTCATCGGCAGGCAATTGCCGATCGAGGGGGGCGCCTCGGGCCCACTCTGAATCTGATCGCCTTGCTTCAGCCCATTCGGGGCCAGGATGTATCGCTTCTCGCCGTCGACGTAATGCAGCAGCGCGATACGGGCACTGCGATTTGGATCGTACTCGACCGAATGCACGCGGGACGGGACGCCATCCTTGTTGCGGCGAA encodes the following:
- the rplB gene encoding 50S ribosomal protein L2 produces the protein MGLRRYKPTTAGRRGASVSDFAELTPGYVPEKTLLRPKPKTGGRNNQGKITARHRGGGHKRQYRLIDFRRNKDGVPSRVHSVEYDPNRSARIALLHYVDGEKRYILAPNGLKQGDQIQSGPEAPPSIGNCLPMKNIPLGMTIHNIELRPGCGGVLCRSAGTSAVLAARDAGWVQLTLPSGEIRRVPADCRATIGATSNADHMNVVLGKAGRKRWMGRRPHVRGTAMNPIDHPHGGGEGRTKGGRHPVSPTGKPAKGGGTRKSRKASNSAIVRRRRSRRYGQIKLY
- the rplV gene encoding 50S ribosomal protein L22 — encoded protein: MAYEATHRFARISARKVRPIADLIRGKHADEALDILRYMPHRGARMLEKVLKSALGNAEDRRAPNVQNLVVVDARVDGGPMFKRVRPRARGMAFMVKRRMSHIHIKVDDLYAAAAE
- the rpsS gene encoding 30S ribosomal protein S19, which codes for MGRSLKKGPFVNAKLFHKVQRMESSGGKQPIKTWARACTIVPEFVGHTFMVHNGKLHLKVFVTEDMVGHKLGEFAPTRTFRGHGGKAKKAAPGAA